The genomic interval GTGCGATTAGTGCGGATTAGTGTTCCCAAAAACTTGGCTGCGCTGAACACTAATATTCGCTAATCGAACACTAATCTCAATCACGATGGTGGCTTCGGTGCTGACCGGTCGCCTAACATGGTTTTGCCGCTAAGCCGCGGCTTCGCCGTTTGAGCGTCGTTCGGTTGGCAAACTTCAATCGCCTCGATAACGTCGCTCGGATGGTCACGCCGCGGACGCCTCTTTTGGTTGTTCAAACCTCACGCTGTAGCTACAAACTATTGTCTTGCCACGTTTTCTCGCTTCGGTCACGAACGGCGTCGGCAAAACCTTCCGTTGTGCGCACCTAGCGTTTCCCGATGGCAGACAACCGCAAACCTCTGATGATTCCGCCCGCCGCTGAGGCAGACGACAACGCTATCGAGATGGCACGCGCATGGATCGCTGAGGGTGGCCTACATTGCGTACTCAACGTCGGCCACTGGCACAAGAATTCTGAGACCAGCGAACCTCATGCGTGGGGCATTATGCTGGCGGACATCGCGCAACACATCTCAAACGCGCTCGAAGACGTCGCGGGACTTGATCGCCGCGAGACGCTCAACTCGGTTGTCGAAGCCTTCAACACTGAAATCAAACACAAAACCTCGCAACATTCCGGACAATGGCCAACAATGGATGATCCTGCGACCGAATTCTGGGATGACACCGACTCGTAGGTTCCGGTGCGTACAACATGGTTTTTACGCTAGGCCTTCGGCACACCTTCCATGTTTGGCAACGCGGGCTGGCCTTGGTACAATTCTCGTAGTTCGGGCATCGCTCGCTTCGTTTAGGGCGGTGTCGTAAAAACCTTCCGTTGTACGCCGCAGCGTATGAGCCATTCAACAATTCAAACCGACATCTTCTTCGCTGAGTTTGATGGCCGCCCGTACGCCTACGGATTATCCAGCGATGAAACACGTGCCACCGCGGAATCGTCGTTTCGATTTGGTGACCCATCCGACGACTATGCCCTTGGAAACTCATGGGCTGTTTCGCCCGACGACTCCGGATGGCGTATTGTGCGCCGCACTTTTCCGGTCACGCATCTTGCGGTTGAATTCGTTGGTGAAATCGGCGTCACTAATCACGTTTCTTGGCAGTGCCCCGAATGCGGAGCGTGGTCATCCGAGGATGTCGAGCACGATGCAGTCGGGCCGTTGCTCGTACATTGTGGTTCTCGCCACCATGCCGACGACGGAATCTGGGTCATACTCAACTGGTGATTCGGCGGCGTACAACATGGTTTTTACGCTAGGCCTTCGGCACACCGCTGTCGTTTGTTCAAGCCTCCATCTACTGGTAGAATATCTGGTTGTTCAAACTTGAATGGCATTGCATCGGCGGTGTCGTAAAAACCTTCCGTTGTGGGACGCTAGCTATTCGTGAGTGACATTTTCCCGCTACTTGAAGCCGTACACGACCGTGAATCATTTGTTGCTTTCGTCATGGCGCTTGCCGCCGAGCGTGAAGCTGCCGCCAAGATCGAAGCCGAGAATCCCACGCGATACATGGTGGACGGCGCGCACGGCTGGGCAAACGCCGACATCCCACAATTCCTCGAGGCTGCGTGCGACGTCTTCGCATCCATGCCGGGAGACGATGAGCCGGAACCAGAGCCAAGCTGGAAGCTTTTCGCCGAGTTCCTCTGGTGTGGCAAAATCATCGAATGATGCGCGGTCGACTTGCAGGTCTTCTCCGATGGAGAGCTTTCTGGTGCTTCCCGCGTCCCACAACATGGTTTTTACGCTAGGCCTTCGGCACACCTTCTGCGTTTGGCCACGCGGGCTGGCCTTGGTACAATTTCTCGTAGTTCAGGCATCGCTTGCTTCGTTTAGGGCGGTGTCGTAAAAACCTTCCGTTGTGCGGCAACTCATTCGCGATTCTCGTACACTCTCCCCATGCACGAGCACATCAACAAAACGACCGCACTTCAATTGATACTCGATCGGTGGTTGCCAGTTGCCGAATCGAGTTATGGCGTACCGTATACCGCTGAACCTGTATCGGTTGGCCGCGTAGAAATCGGCTGGCTCTTTGAATTTGCACCTACCCAACAGTTCAATGATGCGGGGCGCAAACTGTATAATTTACAGCTTATCGTTGATGACCTCGAACGACGTGTTCACACGGTCGGTACGCCCGGCGTTCAGCGTGCAATAGACCGAATCAAACGTCAGCGCGAATAGCGCTGGCAGCGCCCGTTGCCGCACAACATGGTTTTTACGCTAGGCCTTCGGCACACCGCTGTCGTTTGTTCAAGCCGCCCTCTGCTGGTAGAATCTTTCGTAGTTCAGACATCGTGCGCTTCGTTTAGGGCGGTGTCGTAAAAACCTTCCGTTGTGCGGCAAAGACTAACGATGAATTCCAACCGCATAACCACTGACACTTGGTCGAACGCAGCCTCCGAGCAGCTCTACACCAATCGCTGGCCGAATGAACCTGCCGTTGCCGCTCAGGCTGACAATGGGGTCCAGTGCGGCGGCTGTTCGTTCTTTGCTCCATTCAACGCGGATTGGGGACTCTGTTGTCACGCCGATTCTCGCCACCACCTTGAAACGGTCTTCGAGCACTTCTCGTGCCCAGCAATGGTCAACGAACACTGGGGGCCACACAGCTTCACGACTGATACTGAATTCCAATGCCGGTGCGGCGGTCAATCGTCTGAGTACTGGGACAACCTCGTAAAAATCCTTGCGGAAACCGAAAAGCGTGGCAACACCGATTCGTAGCACATTTGCCGCACAACATGGTTTTTACGCTAGGCCTGCGGCACACCTTCCAACTTTGTCAACGCGGGCTGGCCTTGGTACAATCTTCCTTAGTTCAGGCGTCGCTCGCTTCGTTCAGGGCGGTGTCGTAAAAACCTTCCGTTGTGGGACGCTAGGTTTTCGGCTCCTCCGGCAAACGCGTTCTGTTGTTTCGGCTGTTAGTACCTTCGAGCGTTGGTTGGTGATTCGCCATGCAATGGCGCGCGATCTTCGGCGGCGACCGTGGCGGACTGTTTCGTCGCTCAATCTTTTGTTGGCATCAACTCGTGTGCGTTTACCGTATCTCCGATGCCGCGATCTGCATCGCCCGCCGTCGTAGCGCGGACTTCTTGTTCTGGACCTATCGCGATTCGGGAGTCTTTCGTGTATTTCGCGTCTTTCGTGGTTCCCCATGCTCGATTGCGCTGTCCTTGCAATTCCTCCGGGGTGGAGACCGTTTTGGCCCATCAACGCGTCCCACAACATGGTTTTTACGCTGAGGCCCTTCGGGCACACCTTGGCTCTTTGGCAACGGGCCATGGCCTTGGTACAATTTCACGTAATTCAGGCATCGTTCACTTCGTTCATGGCGGTGTCGTAAAAACCTTCCGTTGGGCGACTCAGAGTGAATGACACCCCATACAACCGTGTCGCCAAGTTTACGTGTGTTATCAACGCAGAATCGGGCGTCGGCGTTGAATTCCTACCCGAGCTGGAGGCAACATTTGACTGCATCGTCTGCAAACGCACTCATCGTACTGTCGTCTTCCACCCCGATGAACGGTGGCCCAAATGCACTGGCCGTCAGAACTGCAACGGTTTCTGTGGCGAACTCACGTCGTTTACGCAATCGTCCGATGGGGCGCGATCTGTCGCTGAATACGTCGTCCACTTCGCGTACTTGCCTTTCACTGACCTCAAGCGAAAACGTGATTCTACGGGCAATGTGCCGTGGGGCCGCCCGCACGTCCGTCTGACCTGTTCGTCGTGTGGTGAATCTCGTGACACATCAATCCAAACAAATATTGTGCGACCGTACACGAAGCACTGCGATTGTGGCGTGCCTCTTTTCACCGAGGTTGACGAAATGCCTTTGATCGAATCCTCCGCCACCAGCGCGTAGAGTCGCCCAACATGGTTTTTACGCTGAGGCCCTTCGGGCACACCTTCCAACTTTGTCAACGCGGTCTGGCCTTGGTACAATTTCTGGTAGTTCAGGCATCGCTCGCTTCGTTCAGGGCGGTGTCGTAAAAACCTTCCGTTAGGCGACCTAGTCTTCTCTGATGGCAGACTTTGAAACAGTCCACACGATGACCGACTACTACGATGGCCCGCGCGGTGGCGTTGCGGACTTTCGCGGAACGCCACACGTATACGAATCGGAATTCTCGGACACATTGGGCAACTATACCGATTCGTTCCGCCTCTCTCCAATTACAGACGACCTATTTCAGCTTGCCCTCGAAGATTGGGCTGTCTGGTTGCGATGGAACGCCGCATACAAACGTGGCGACACGCCACACGAAACACATCCAGCTTTGCCCGACGATCGCGCACGCCACGAAGAATTGCAACGACTTCTCAACGGCAAACTTGTAATCGACCCTGACAATTTCGTTGTCGCTACCGGCGAGTTTCGCTTCACCGAATCCCTAGATCAAGTGCGATGGTCGGTTGCTCCACCGGTCGCCTAACATGGTTTTTACGCTAAGCCGCGGCTTCGTCCTTGGAGCATTGCTTGGTTTGCCTCGTCGTTCACTTCGATGACGCGTTTTGGTTTGCCACGCCGCGGACACCGCCTCAGTGGCAACCTGGCAATCCTTTGGTAAACTGTTTGGTGTTGCGACGCTTTTTGACTTCGGAGAGAAGCGGTGTCGTAAAAACCTTCCGTTGGGCGACACAGTGCAACCACCAGCCTACGTTTCGCTGATCCACTCGGAATTCGTCCAGCTTGCAGGTGACGTCGGGTCCGATCTATTGGTGTTGGAAGAACTTGGAATGATTCGCTCTGGTTCTTGCTGGCAAATTCCATTTTCCCAATCCAACCCAAGTGCCTTTGAAGACCGAACGCTAATTGAACTTGTCTCCCAGCTTCGTTCGTTGGGCGTGAAGTTCGGTGAGGACTTCAAGCAGATGTGTGACCCTGCCACGTACATGCGTGAGCTTCGCTCGCGTAGCGCACTCGATGGCGGCTTTGACACAATCGCATTTCGTGGCCCACAAGATTGGATCATCACGACGGTGCCGTAAGTGTCGCCCAACATGGTTTTTACGCTAGGCCTTCGGCACACCTTCGTTGGTAGGCAACGGGCGCTGGCATTGGTACAATTTCTGTTGATTCAAACTCCACCGCTTCGTTTGAGGCGGTGTCGTAAAAACCTTCCGTTGTGCGGCAACAACCGATGGAGAGATTCAACTTTGCCACCGCTTGGATTTTCGCTTCGGTAACCGCCGATGGTGGCGTTGACCTTCCGTTGCTCATTGGCGCGGCCGACTCTCTCAATCACGCGATCCCAACTGTTGGCGAAATAACTCGCTCGCTCAAGGCGTTGTATCGTTGCGGACTCGTGGACATCCTTGATGGTCGCATCTTACTGACTCCTCACGGTCGTACTGTTGCCGACGATGGCTTCGCGCGTCGCGGCGGGCGTTTCTCCATCCCCGACAACATGCGCAAATCGCTCGATGCGGCGAACCATCCTTCGGTCGACTCGGAACCCGACCTCTCGTTCGTCACCGATGAAACTGTCTCGGCAGCGTTCCAAGAATACCGCAAGATGTTGGGGACCTGACTGGCACTTCAGTTGCCGCACAACATGGTTTTGCCGCTAAGCCGCGGCTTCGCCGTTTGAGCGTCGTTCGGTTGGCAAACTTCAATCGCCTCGATAACGTCGCTCGGATGGTCACGCCGCGGACGCCTCTTTTGGTTGTTCAAGCCTCACGCTGTAGCTACAATCTATTGTCTTGCCACGTTTTCTCGCTTCGGTCACGAACGGCGTCGGCAAAACCTTCCGTTGTACGACTCAGCCGTAAGATGAGTGACGCCCTTTCTGACCTTGAATCCCAATGGCGCGCGGCGGGACTGACCGTTCGGCTCAATCCCTCTGTTTACGGCGATGGATTGCTCGCCTACGAATCTGTCGATGGCCCGCAGGGACTCACAATCTTGCACGATGCCGTGTTCATCTTCACCGAATCTGGCCGCTGGGGCGCGTGGTGGCCCGCTCGCAATCACGAGCGCCCTGATCCCCAATACGCTGCGTTCTCCGACGTAATTGCTGCCGTATCATCTGAGAATCAATGGTCAATCGCACTTCCTTGAGTCGGACAACATGGTTTTTACGCTAGGCCTTCGGCACACCGCTGTCGTTTGTTCAAGCCGCCATACGTTGGTACAATTTCTGGTAGTTCAGACATCGTCCGCTTCGTTTAGGGCGGTGTCGTAAAAACCTTCCGTTGTCCGGACCAGAGCTTTAGATGCGTGGCGATCTCCAGTGGCACAAGACCGAACTCGCCGCGCGTGAGGCTAATGGTCGTGGTGACCGCGAACTTGCGATTCAACTGATGGCACAGGCTGTCACTGAAGCCCGCGATCCATCACTTCCGTGGCATGAATTACAATCCGCGCTCGCTGGCAGCGCACTTTTTCACGAACATGTAACGTTTGATTTTGCGCTTGCCATGGCGCACTACCGCGAATCGCACG from Stieleria varia carries:
- a CDS encoding DUF5076 domain-containing protein, whose protein sequence is MADNRKPLMIPPAAEADDNAIEMARAWIAEGGLHCVLNVGHWHKNSETSEPHAWGIMLADIAQHISNALEDVAGLDRRETLNSVVEAFNTEIKHKTSQHSGQWPTMDDPATEFWDDTDS